The Hymenobacter sp. GOD-10R genome includes a window with the following:
- a CDS encoding phage holin family protein: MGFIIKFLLTAVITYVLGNFLPGAHLAGFSDAILLVLVLAVLNAVVKPILKILGFPITVLTLGLFLLVINAVIVLIADAILPGFKLDGFLAAILFSIVLSLTTSVVDMVTT; encoded by the coding sequence ATGGGTTTCATCATCAAGTTCCTTCTAACGGCCGTCATTACCTATGTTCTAGGAAATTTTCTGCCTGGCGCTCACCTTGCCGGCTTCAGCGACGCAATCTTGCTGGTGCTCGTTCTGGCTGTGCTAAATGCCGTCGTTAAGCCAATCTTAAAGATCCTTGGTTTCCCAATTACGGTTTTAACCCTAGGGCTCTTTCTACTGGTGATTAACGCCGTTATTGTATTGATAGCCGATGCAATCTTACCTGGCTTCAAGCTTGATGGCTTTCTAGCAGCCATCCTGTTCAGCATCGTGCTGTCGCTCACGACATCCGTGGTGGATATGGTGACTACCTAG